Proteins encoded within one genomic window of Bermanella sp. WJH001:
- the serC gene encoding 3-phosphoserine/phosphohydroxythreonine transaminase: protein MARVYNFCAGPAALPTAVLEKASSEMLNWNDKGLSVMEMSHRSDEYVSIAKKAEQDLRDLLTIPDNYKVLFMQGGATAQFAMIPMNLLRGKNTADYINTGQWSEKAIKEAKHYCDVNVVASSEDKNFSYAPAQSDLKLNPDAAYVHYTPNETIGGVEFDYIPDTGDVPLVADFSSSILSEELDVSKFGLIYAGAQKNIGPAGLCIVIVREDLLGDTITGTPTAMDYKVAADNESMYNTPATYSWYLAGLVFDWLKQQGGVDAMAKVNARKAQKLYEYIDNSGFYANPVAVNNRSRMNVPFTLKNSALDGLFLSQADQAGLLNLKGHRSVGGMRASIYNAVTESAVDALIAFMQEFASQNG from the coding sequence ATGGCTCGAGTTTATAATTTTTGTGCAGGCCCAGCGGCTTTGCCGACAGCTGTTTTAGAAAAGGCGTCTTCTGAGATGCTGAACTGGAATGATAAAGGCCTATCTGTAATGGAAATGTCTCATCGAAGTGATGAGTATGTGTCTATTGCGAAAAAAGCTGAGCAAGATCTGCGTGATTTATTAACCATTCCTGATAACTATAAAGTGTTGTTTATGCAGGGTGGGGCGACGGCTCAATTTGCAATGATTCCTATGAATTTATTGCGCGGTAAAAACACGGCTGATTATATTAATACAGGTCAGTGGTCTGAAAAGGCAATCAAAGAAGCTAAGCATTATTGTGATGTAAATGTTGTTGCAAGTTCTGAAGATAAGAATTTCTCGTATGCGCCTGCTCAGTCAGATTTAAAGTTAAACCCTGATGCTGCTTATGTGCATTACACCCCTAATGAGACCATTGGTGGTGTTGAGTTTGATTACATTCCTGATACGGGTGATGTGCCGTTAGTGGCTGATTTTTCTTCGAGTATTTTGAGTGAAGAGCTTGATGTTTCTAAGTTTGGATTGATATACGCAGGTGCGCAAAAAAACATTGGCCCAGCAGGTCTGTGTATTGTCATTGTGCGTGAGGATTTACTTGGGGATACGATTACAGGCACACCAACCGCGATGGATTATAAAGTCGCGGCTGATAACGAGTCTATGTATAACACACCGGCTACCTATTCATGGTACTTGGCGGGCCTTGTTTTTGATTGGCTGAAGCAGCAGGGTGGTGTTGATGCTATGGCCAAAGTGAATGCTCGTAAAGCGCAAAAACTTTATGAATATATTGATAATAGCGGTTTTTATGCGAACCCTGTGGCAGTAAATAATCGTTCTCGTATGAATGTTCCTTTTACTTTAAAAAATTCTGCATTAGATGGTTTGTTTTTGTCACAAGCGGATCAGGCGGGCTTGTTAAACCTAAAAGGGCATAGAAGTGTTGGTGGTATGCGAGCCAGTATTTATAACGCAGTAACTGAAAGTGCAGTGGATGCTTTGATTGCATTCATGCAAGAATTTGCCAGTCAAAACGGATAA
- the pheA gene encoding prephenate dehydratase, translating to MSEEQELGVLRDQIDALDQNIQKLINERAKCAQNVAHVKEKYSNGEAIKFYRPEREAQVLRKVMDRNEGPIANEDMARLFREVMSICLALEEPLKVAFLGPDGTFTQAAALKHFGHSVQCESQVSIADVFREVAAGSVNYGVVPVENSTEGVVTHTLDSFAESSLQICGEVALRIHHHFLSNESNDQIQKVYSHPQSLAQCRQWLDTHWPNIERIAVSSNAEAAKRAAKEPNAAAIAGDAAAQLYAISALANNIEDMPDNTTRFLIIGVDKTQSCGDDKTSIMVSSRNQPGALYHVLEPFHKAGVSLTRIETRPSRSGAWNYNFFIDFEGHFEDEGIQAVLEKVGAAASDLKILGSYPKAVL from the coding sequence ATGAGTGAAGAACAAGAATTAGGTGTACTGCGCGACCAAATTGATGCTCTTGATCAAAATATTCAAAAATTGATTAATGAGCGTGCAAAGTGCGCGCAAAATGTTGCCCATGTTAAAGAGAAGTACTCAAACGGTGAGGCTATTAAGTTTTATCGTCCTGAGCGAGAAGCTCAGGTGTTGCGCAAGGTAATGGATCGAAATGAAGGGCCTATCGCCAATGAAGATATGGCTCGATTATTTCGTGAGGTTATGTCCATTTGTTTGGCATTAGAAGAACCATTGAAGGTTGCTTTTCTTGGTCCAGATGGGACGTTTACTCAGGCAGCGGCACTTAAACATTTTGGTCATAGTGTGCAATGCGAAAGTCAGGTATCCATCGCAGATGTGTTTCGTGAAGTTGCTGCAGGTTCGGTGAATTATGGGGTGGTTCCTGTTGAGAACTCCACCGAGGGTGTGGTAACTCATACTTTAGATAGTTTTGCTGAGTCTTCATTGCAAATTTGTGGTGAGGTTGCACTGCGAATTCATCATCATTTTTTGAGTAATGAATCTAACGATCAGATCCAGAAGGTTTATAGTCACCCACAATCATTAGCTCAGTGTCGTCAGTGGCTTGATACCCATTGGCCTAATATCGAAAGAATAGCGGTAAGCTCTAATGCTGAGGCAGCAAAAAGAGCGGCAAAAGAGCCTAATGCAGCAGCTATTGCAGGTGATGCAGCGGCACAGCTTTATGCCATTAGTGCTTTGGCGAATAATATCGAAGATATGCCGGATAATACCACGCGCTTTTTGATTATTGGTGTTGATAAGACGCAATCTTGTGGTGATGATAAAACCTCTATCATGGTTTCAAGTCGTAATCAGCCAGGTGCGCTTTACCATGTGTTGGAGCCCTTTCATAAGGCGGGTGTGAGTCTGACTCGTATTGAAACTCGCCCATCACGCAGTGGTGCTTGGAATTATAATTTCTTCATTGATTTTGAAGGCCACTTTGAAGATGAAGGCATTCAAGCTGTGTTAGAAAAAGTGGGTGCTGCTGCTTCTGATTTAAAAATATTAGGTTCATACCCTAAAGCGGTATTGTGA
- the hisC gene encoding histidinol-phosphate transaminase, whose amino-acid sequence MTIDFSKYAVSGITKLSPYQPGKPIDELAREFGLNPSEIVKLASNENPLGPSSKALAAIEKELKDLTRYPDGNGFELKKTLSEKLGVSTKQITLGNGSSDILEFIVKTFVNPGEEVIVSQHAFAIYGLVTQMQNGKTVQVPAKNWGHDLQAMVDAVTEKTKIIFVTNPNNPTGTYNTKAQLDAFLSQVPSHIIVLLDEAYFEYVDKPDYPNGIDYLKAYPNLVVTRTFSKAYGLASLRVGYGVSSEQLADLMNRVRPPFNVDSLALAAAVACLKDENYVRQSKELNDQGMSQLEAGFDQLNVNWIPSVGNFICFEIPNRAMDIFQGLLARGVIVRPVANYEMPNFLRVSIGTQQENQRFLLELKDLLAG is encoded by the coding sequence ATGACGATTGATTTTTCAAAGTACGCAGTATCCGGTATTACCAAGTTGAGTCCTTATCAGCCAGGCAAGCCTATCGATGAGCTTGCTCGTGAGTTTGGCCTTAATCCTAGTGAAATTGTCAAACTTGCTAGTAATGAAAACCCTTTAGGGCCGAGTTCAAAAGCACTTGCGGCAATTGAAAAGGAGCTAAAAGATTTAACCCGATATCCTGATGGTAATGGTTTTGAGCTTAAAAAAACGCTGAGTGAAAAGCTTGGTGTGAGTACTAAGCAAATTACTTTGGGTAATGGTTCTAGTGATATTCTTGAATTTATTGTTAAAACATTTGTAAACCCTGGTGAAGAAGTTATTGTTTCGCAGCATGCTTTTGCAATTTATGGGTTAGTGACCCAAATGCAAAATGGTAAGACTGTTCAGGTGCCCGCTAAAAACTGGGGGCATGATCTTCAAGCTATGGTTGATGCTGTTACTGAAAAAACAAAAATCATCTTTGTAACCAATCCAAATAATCCAACGGGTACTTACAATACTAAGGCTCAGCTGGATGCATTTTTATCTCAGGTTCCAAGTCATATAATTGTCTTATTGGATGAAGCTTATTTTGAGTATGTCGATAAGCCAGACTATCCAAATGGTATTGATTACCTGAAAGCTTATCCAAATTTAGTGGTGACTCGAACTTTCTCTAAGGCCTATGGGTTAGCTTCTTTACGCGTAGGTTATGGTGTGAGTAGTGAGCAGCTTGCGGACTTAATGAATCGTGTGCGACCGCCTTTCAATGTAGATTCTTTGGCCTTGGCAGCAGCGGTTGCCTGTTTAAAAGATGAAAATTATGTTCGTCAGAGTAAAGAGCTGAATGATCAAGGTATGTCGCAATTAGAGGCGGGTTTTGATCAATTAAATGTTAACTGGATCCCTTCAGTTGGTAATTTTATCTGCTTTGAAATTCCAAATCGTGCGATGGATATTTTCCAAGGTTTACTGGCTAGGGGAGTAATTGTAAGGCCTGTTGCTAATTATGAAATGCCGAACTTCTTGCGTGTTTCTATTGGCACTCAGCAAGAAAATCAACGTTTCTTGCTTGAACTGAAGGACTTATTGGCAGGGTAA
- a CDS encoding bifunctional prephenate dehydrogenase/3-phosphoshikimate 1-carboxyvinyltransferase codes for MTNSISRIAIIGLGLIGGSWVFSLREKRPDISVVGFDRNVDSMEQAKSLGVIDEFAFTAREAVANADLIILSVPILAVRELLDEIKPALSNDVILTDVGSVKGCVAKDICDVFGAPLPNFVLGHPIAGSEKSGIQAVDPLLFKNHKVIITPLEETNPEAVKVVSELWALVGAKVELMNVAHHDEVLAATSHLPHLLAYSLVDTLAHNHENKEIFNYAAGGFRDFTRIAASSPKMWHDIFTANKQAVLDALDLFTHDLGQLRQAVAESDSTAMMGVFTRAKVARDHFSKILARRAYVEPMKTQQINYIANPGGSLSGTFRVPGDKSISHRSIMLGSLANGTTEVSGFLEGEDSLATLQAFRDMGVVIEGPHRGRVIIHGVGLHGLQVPPNTLYLGNSGTSMRLLAGLMAGQKFDVEMTGDESLSKRPMNRVANPLREMGAEIDTAAEGRPPMHIKGDKPLKGITYTLPMASAQVKSCLLLAGLYADGETVVTEPAPTRDHTERMLKGFGYDVQVNGDTVTVKSGGQLTATNIDVPADISSATFFMVAASIAPGSDITLEHVGINPTRIGIINILRLMGANLQLLNEREVGGEPVADIRIQYAQLKGIDIPEDQVPLAIDEFPAIFIAAACAQGKTTLTGAEELRVKESDRIQAMVDGLQILGVDIKGTEDGAIINGFGVEGAFGGGEIVTHHDHRIAMSFAVASLRAAKPIKILDCANVATSFPGFIELSQNSGMNVAIES; via the coding sequence ATGACAAATTCAATCTCACGAATTGCTATTATCGGCCTTGGTTTAATCGGGGGGTCTTGGGTTTTCTCGTTAAGGGAAAAACGCCCTGATATATCAGTGGTGGGTTTTGACCGTAATGTGGACTCCATGGAGCAAGCTAAATCTCTGGGAGTTATTGATGAGTTTGCATTTACAGCACGTGAAGCGGTTGCCAATGCAGATTTAATCATTTTATCTGTGCCTATTTTAGCAGTGCGTGAACTTTTGGATGAAATAAAACCAGCCTTATCTAATGATGTCATTTTGACTGATGTTGGTAGTGTTAAAGGTTGTGTGGCTAAAGATATTTGTGATGTTTTTGGGGCGCCGCTACCTAATTTTGTTTTAGGTCATCCTATCGCAGGGAGTGAGAAGAGTGGTATCCAAGCTGTAGATCCTCTTCTTTTTAAAAATCATAAAGTCATTATTACACCTCTCGAAGAAACAAACCCTGAGGCTGTAAAAGTTGTTTCTGAGCTATGGGCGTTAGTTGGCGCAAAAGTTGAATTGATGAATGTTGCCCATCATGACGAAGTGCTAGCTGCGACCAGTCATTTGCCGCATTTATTGGCATATTCATTAGTTGATACGCTTGCTCACAATCATGAAAATAAAGAAATTTTCAATTATGCAGCGGGCGGTTTCAGAGATTTTACCCGTATAGCCGCCAGTAGCCCAAAGATGTGGCACGACATTTTTACAGCTAATAAGCAGGCCGTGCTTGACGCATTGGATCTATTTACCCATGATTTGGGCCAATTAAGACAAGCCGTTGCCGAATCGGATAGTACAGCCATGATGGGGGTGTTTACCCGAGCCAAGGTTGCACGTGATCATTTTTCTAAAATATTGGCCCGCAGAGCCTATGTGGAACCTATGAAAACTCAACAAATAAATTACATTGCAAACCCAGGCGGAAGTCTGAGTGGTACGTTTAGAGTGCCTGGTGATAAATCAATCAGTCACCGTTCAATTATGCTAGGTTCGTTGGCAAATGGTACAACTGAAGTGTCTGGTTTCTTGGAAGGTGAGGATAGTCTCGCTACTCTTCAAGCTTTTCGTGATATGGGGGTCGTAATAGAAGGGCCTCATCGCGGGCGTGTCATAATTCATGGTGTTGGCTTACACGGGCTGCAGGTTCCACCAAATACCTTGTATTTAGGGAATTCGGGTACCTCTATGCGATTGCTGGCTGGTTTAATGGCTGGTCAAAAATTCGATGTAGAGATGACAGGAGATGAATCCCTTTCAAAGCGTCCTATGAATCGAGTTGCAAATCCATTGCGTGAAATGGGCGCTGAGATTGATACAGCAGCTGAGGGTCGCCCACCTATGCATATTAAAGGTGATAAGCCACTTAAAGGTATTACCTATACATTACCTATGGCCAGTGCTCAGGTTAAATCTTGTTTGCTGTTAGCGGGTTTGTATGCAGATGGCGAAACAGTTGTGACTGAACCTGCTCCTACTCGAGATCATACTGAGCGAATGTTGAAAGGCTTTGGATATGATGTGCAAGTTAATGGTGATACCGTGACAGTTAAGTCTGGTGGGCAATTAACGGCAACGAACATCGATGTTCCTGCGGATATATCTTCGGCTACATTTTTCATGGTAGCTGCGAGTATTGCCCCAGGAAGTGATATTACCTTAGAGCATGTTGGTATAAACCCAACACGAATCGGTATTATTAATATTCTGCGTCTAATGGGTGCCAATTTACAGTTATTGAATGAACGTGAAGTGGGTGGTGAGCCTGTGGCTGATATTCGCATTCAATATGCTCAGCTTAAGGGAATAGATATCCCTGAAGATCAAGTGCCGTTAGCAATTGATGAGTTTCCCGCTATTTTTATTGCTGCTGCTTGTGCCCAGGGTAAAACCACATTAACCGGTGCAGAAGAGTTACGTGTTAAAGAAAGTGATCGCATACAGGCAATGGTTGATGGTTTGCAAATTCTTGGTGTTGATATCAAGGGCACTGAAGATGGTGCGATTATTAATGGTTTTGGCGTTGAAGGTGCCTTTGGTGGTGGTGAAATCGTGACTCATCATGATCATCGAATCGCTATGTCTTTTGCTGTTGCTTCTTTAAGGGCAGCTAAGCCAATTAAAATTCTGGATTGTGCAAATGTTGCAACGTCTTTCCCAGGTTTTATTGAATTATCTCAAAATAGTGGCATGAATGTGGCGATAGAGTCATAA
- the cmk gene encoding (d)CMP kinase: protein MSQVKSVPVLTIDGPGGAGKGTICYMIAKKLGWHLLDSGALYRLTAVAAQKHGVELDNESSVAVLAKHLDVQFIPQEDGLVNTILEGEDVSQDIRTEAVGSMASKVAALPQVRQALLERQRDFAQAPGVVADGRDMGTVVFPDAPVKIYLTASAEERAKRRFLQLQEKGLDADVVEILADIQERDERDMNREVAPLKPAQDALVVECTNMTIEQVLDVVVTELKRNSLL, encoded by the coding sequence ATGAGTCAGGTTAAGTCGGTACCTGTGTTGACGATTGATGGCCCGGGTGGGGCTGGTAAGGGCACCATTTGCTACATGATAGCCAAGAAGCTGGGCTGGCATTTGTTGGATAGTGGTGCGCTGTATCGATTAACTGCGGTAGCCGCCCAAAAACATGGGGTTGAGTTAGATAACGAAAGCTCGGTTGCGGTTCTAGCGAAACATCTTGATGTGCAGTTTATTCCCCAAGAAGATGGTTTAGTGAATACCATTTTAGAGGGCGAGGATGTAAGCCAAGATATTCGTACTGAGGCGGTTGGCTCAATGGCAAGCAAAGTTGCAGCACTTCCACAGGTGCGCCAAGCCTTGCTTGAGCGCCAGCGTGACTTTGCTCAGGCACCTGGTGTAGTAGCAGATGGTCGCGATATGGGGACGGTGGTTTTCCCTGATGCGCCAGTTAAGATTTATTTGACTGCTTCCGCAGAAGAGCGTGCAAAGCGTCGCTTTTTGCAGCTTCAGGAGAAGGGTTTGGATGCTGATGTAGTAGAAATACTAGCGGACATTCAAGAGCGTGATGAGCGTGATATGAATCGCGAGGTTGCGCCTCTTAAGCCTGCTCAAGATGCCTTGGTTGTTGAGTGCACCAACATGACAATTGAGCAAGTACTTGATGTGGTTGTCACTGAATTGAAGCGTAATAGCTTACTTTAG
- the rpsA gene encoding 30S ribosomal protein S1, whose translation MSESFADLFEESLNGLDMQQGSIVTGTVVDIDSDWVIVNAGLKSEAVIPRAQFLDDKGELEVKIGDEVPVALEAVEDGFGETKLSREKAKRAESWIELEKAFEAQDVVTGVINGKVKGGFTVDVATIRAFLPGSLVDVRPVRDTAHLEGKELEFKVIKLDQKRNNVVVSRRAVLETANSQERDELLANLQEGQEVTGIVKNLTDYGAFVDLGGVDGLLHITDMAWKRIKHPSEIVNVGDETLVKVLKFDRERNRVSLGLKQLGEDPWVAIKARYPENTKVTAKVTNLTDYGCFAELEEGVEGLVHVSEMDWTNKNIHPSKVVQVGDEVEVMVLDIDEERRRISLGVKQCQVNPWEEFSSKCNKGDKISGKIKSITDFGIFIGLDGGIDGLVHLSDISWHETGEEAVRNYKKGDELETIILSIDPERERISLGVKQLERDPFAEYVAENDKGTIIKGKVLSVDAKAAIVEIMEGVEATLKASEISKDRVEDARNVLKEGDEVEAKIIMVDRKNRNISLSVKSKDEVEEKEAVKAHAQKAAPEAAGPTTIGDLIKEQLKSQND comes from the coding sequence ATGTCTGAATCTTTTGCTGATCTCTTTGAAGAATCCCTTAATGGCCTTGATATGCAACAAGGTAGTATCGTTACTGGTACTGTTGTTGATATCGACTCTGACTGGGTAATCGTTAATGCTGGGTTAAAATCTGAAGCGGTAATTCCACGCGCTCAGTTCCTTGACGACAAAGGCGAGCTAGAAGTTAAAATTGGTGATGAAGTTCCTGTTGCACTTGAAGCGGTTGAAGACGGCTTTGGTGAAACTAAACTTTCTCGTGAAAAAGCGAAACGTGCTGAATCTTGGATTGAACTTGAGAAAGCATTTGAAGCACAAGATGTTGTTACCGGTGTTATCAACGGTAAAGTTAAAGGTGGTTTCACTGTAGACGTTGCAACTATCCGTGCATTCCTACCTGGTTCTCTAGTTGATGTTCGCCCTGTTCGCGATACCGCTCACCTAGAAGGTAAAGAGCTAGAATTTAAAGTTATCAAACTAGACCAAAAGCGTAACAACGTTGTTGTTTCTCGTCGTGCTGTTCTTGAAACTGCAAACAGCCAAGAGCGTGATGAGCTACTTGCTAACCTTCAAGAAGGTCAAGAAGTGACTGGTATCGTTAAAAACCTAACTGACTACGGCGCATTCGTAGATCTAGGTGGTGTTGACGGTCTACTACACATTACTGATATGGCTTGGAAGCGTATCAAGCACCCATCTGAAATCGTTAACGTTGGTGACGAGACTTTAGTTAAAGTACTTAAGTTCGACCGTGAGCGTAACCGTGTTTCTCTAGGTCTTAAGCAATTAGGCGAAGATCCATGGGTTGCAATCAAAGCTCGTTACCCAGAAAACACCAAGGTAACTGCTAAGGTAACTAACCTTACAGATTATGGTTGTTTCGCAGAGCTTGAAGAAGGCGTTGAAGGTCTTGTTCACGTATCTGAAATGGATTGGACTAACAAAAACATCCACCCATCTAAAGTTGTTCAGGTTGGTGATGAAGTTGAAGTTATGGTTCTTGATATCGACGAAGAGCGTCGTCGTATCTCTCTAGGTGTTAAACAGTGTCAAGTTAACCCATGGGAAGAGTTCTCTAGCAAGTGCAACAAAGGCGACAAAATCAGCGGTAAGATCAAATCTATCACTGATTTCGGTATCTTCATCGGTCTTGATGGCGGCATCGACGGTCTAGTTCACTTATCTGATATCTCTTGGCACGAAACTGGCGAAGAAGCCGTTCGTAACTACAAGAAAGGTGATGAGCTAGAAACGATTATCCTTTCTATCGACCCAGAGCGTGAGCGTATTTCTCTAGGTGTTAAACAACTAGAGCGTGACCCATTCGCTGAATACGTAGCAGAGAACGACAAAGGCACCATCATCAAAGGTAAAGTACTATCTGTTGATGCTAAAGCTGCAATCGTTGAAATCATGGAAGGCGTAGAGGCAACTCTTAAAGCGTCTGAAATCAGCAAAGATCGCGTTGAAGATGCACGTAATGTGTTGAAAGAAGGCGACGAAGTTGAAGCTAAAATCATCATGGTTGACCGCAAAAACCGCAACATCTCTCTTTCTGTGAAGAGCAAAGATGAAGTGGAAGAGAAAGAAGCTGTTAAGGCTCATGCTCAAAAAGCGGCACCTGAAGCTGCTGGTCCAACCACTATCGGTGATTTGATCAAAGAGCAACTTAAGTCTCAAAACGACTAA
- a CDS encoding capsular biosynthesis protein → MKRLIMDLDDTLTKSYDGSYMDVLPNKLVIEKLREYKEKGFEIVINTSRNMRTYSGNVGLINANTLPIILKWLEKHDVPFDEIYTGKPWCGNEGFYVDDKSIRPSEFAKLNYEEIVNLLSLEKSK, encoded by the coding sequence ATGAAACGCTTAATTATGGATTTAGACGATACGCTGACAAAAAGTTATGACGGATCTTATATGGATGTTCTTCCAAATAAACTCGTAATAGAAAAGTTGCGTGAATATAAAGAAAAAGGTTTTGAGATAGTTATTAACACTAGCCGAAATATGCGCACTTATTCCGGAAATGTTGGTTTGATAAATGCAAATACTCTACCAATTATTTTGAAATGGTTGGAGAAACATGATGTACCGTTTGATGAAATTTACACTGGGAAGCCTTGGTGTGGCAATGAGGGTTTTTACGTCGATGATAAGTCTATTAGGCCGTCTGAATTTGCTAAGTTGAACTATGAAGAAATTGTTAATTTATTAAGTCTTGAGAAGAGTAAATGA
- a CDS encoding glycosyltransferase family 2 protein, with translation MIVIPMAGMSSRFLKCGYDKPKYQLEIKGKPLFDYCVLSFVRYFKSERFVFIVRDLVAKDFVARRCDVLEISQVEIVVLDKETRGQAETVYLGLNLLQQVSVVEKFLIFNIDTIRPNYVFPKKVENSHGYLEVFAGEGDGWSFVEPGEDGKVLKTTEKIRISNLCSTGLYYFSKIEIFKSYFEKTMLISPENLQGGEYYVAPMYNDLISDGLKVQYVEIDRGDVIFSGIPAEYEYLLKNTQLLIPLEINQGDAL, from the coding sequence ATGATTGTAATTCCTATGGCTGGAATGAGTAGTCGATTTCTTAAATGTGGGTATGATAAACCAAAATACCAATTGGAGATTAAGGGTAAGCCACTTTTTGATTATTGTGTATTAAGTTTTGTACGTTATTTTAAAAGTGAGCGTTTTGTTTTTATTGTTCGTGATCTGGTTGCCAAAGATTTTGTGGCTCGTAGATGCGACGTATTAGAAATAAGTCAAGTTGAGATTGTTGTTTTGGATAAGGAAACCAGAGGGCAGGCTGAAACTGTATATTTAGGTCTTAATTTATTGCAGCAAGTTAGTGTAGTTGAAAAATTCCTTATTTTTAATATTGATACAATTAGACCAAATTATGTATTCCCTAAAAAAGTTGAAAATTCTCATGGCTATTTAGAAGTCTTTGCTGGTGAAGGTGATGGTTGGTCATTTGTTGAACCAGGTGAAGACGGAAAAGTACTTAAGACTACAGAGAAAATAAGAATATCGAATTTATGCTCAACAGGGTTGTATTATTTTTCAAAGATAGAAATATTTAAGTCTTATTTTGAAAAAACTATGTTGATATCTCCTGAAAACCTACAGGGCGGTGAATATTATGTAGCTCCGATGTATAACGATTTAATTTCTGATGGATTGAAAGTGCAGTATGTTGAAATAGATCGGGGAGATGTAATATTCAGCGGGATACCCGCTGAATATGAATATTTATTAAAAAATACTCAGTTGCTTATTCCTTTGGAAATAAATCAGGGTGACGCTCTTTGA
- a CDS encoding CDP-glycerol glycerophosphotransferase family protein: protein MPQYSPICTALAAAGVDCCFVFYQQEGFDNSTASILGQFKVHHVESVDEAISLYRSEKPDWVIFGNKIHSIEKVQLFSKTALVSHGIGPKSCYYSVSDMPTTVRFVEGPYRLERLQGMYPNQSFVDTGYAKLDPAINGELVNVRPSNYGLDDNKKTLLYAPTFYPSSIECFSSKFPEEFSEYNIVLKPHYFSLSVPKYASQKARLEGWSKYPNVYLAGVDESNILPFMVMSDVLISDASSTLFEFAALNKPVVWCDFLKLRWTYRGIFSFRFKKRMDPDLYRYADIAAHAKSYKELKAIVQSQVTFPEEYAEHRSRYTLSLAGIVDGKASERIVQYILSFEDA from the coding sequence ATGCCTCAATATTCCCCTATTTGCACTGCATTAGCAGCTGCTGGAGTGGATTGTTGTTTTGTGTTTTACCAGCAGGAAGGTTTCGATAATTCGACGGCGAGTATCTTAGGACAGTTTAAAGTTCATCATGTTGAGAGTGTCGATGAAGCTATATCTCTTTATCGGAGTGAAAAACCCGATTGGGTAATATTTGGTAATAAGATTCATTCGATAGAAAAGGTTCAGCTATTTTCTAAAACAGCCCTAGTAAGTCATGGTATAGGTCCAAAGTCTTGCTATTACTCTGTTTCTGATATGCCCACAACAGTTCGGTTTGTTGAAGGCCCTTACCGATTAGAGCGCTTACAAGGGATGTATCCGAATCAAAGTTTTGTAGATACTGGCTATGCGAAGCTAGATCCCGCTATTAACGGTGAGCTTGTTAATGTGAGGCCTTCAAATTATGGTTTAGATGATAATAAAAAAACACTATTGTATGCGCCTACATTCTATCCCAGTAGTATTGAGTGCTTTAGCTCAAAATTTCCTGAAGAGTTCTCAGAATATAATATAGTGCTAAAACCACATTATTTCTCATTATCAGTTCCAAAGTATGCAAGTCAAAAGGCGAGATTAGAGGGGTGGTCTAAATATCCCAATGTATATTTGGCTGGCGTAGATGAATCGAATATTTTGCCATTTATGGTAATGTCAGATGTATTGATAAGTGATGCTAGTTCTACTTTATTTGAGTTTGCTGCACTGAATAAGCCAGTTGTTTGGTGTGATTTTTTAAAATTGCGATGGACATATCGTGGTATTTTCTCATTTCGTTTTAAAAAACGTATGGACCCTGATCTGTATCGCTATGCGGATATTGCCGCTCATGCTAAGTCCTATAAGGAATTAAAGGCTATCGTTCAGAGTCAAGTCACATTCCCAGAAGAATATGCGGAACACCGATCTCGCTATACGCTATCATTAGCAGGGATAGTAGATGGTAAAGCTAGCGAGCGCATTGTGCAGTATATATTGAGTTTTGAGGATGCATGA
- a CDS encoding pantoate--beta-alanine ligase: MTKRVITFGTFDVFHVGHINILERAKEQGGYLIVGVSSDELNFAKKSRYPIYAQKDRIKILESLKFVDEVFVEESLELKPEYIQKYRADVLVMGDDWAGKFDGMKNLCDVLYLPRTPSISTTEIIEVVKSL; the protein is encoded by the coding sequence ATGACTAAACGAGTAATTACTTTTGGCACATTTGATGTTTTTCATGTGGGCCATATAAACATATTAGAGCGTGCCAAAGAGCAGGGGGGGTACTTAATTGTAGGTGTTTCTTCTGATGAATTAAACTTTGCTAAAAAGAGTCGATATCCTATTTATGCTCAGAAGGACCGCATTAAAATCCTTGAGTCATTGAAGTTTGTGGATGAGGTTTTTGTTGAGGAGTCCCTAGAGTTGAAGCCTGAATATATCCAAAAATATCGAGCGGATGTCTTGGTGATGGGGGATGATTGGGCGGGTAAGTTCGACGGCATGAAAAACCTGTGCGATGTTCTTTATTTACCGAGAACCCCTTCAATATCTACCACGGAAATCATTGAAGTAGTGAAGAGCCTGTAG